The following coding sequences lie in one Silene latifolia isolate original U9 population chromosome 5, ASM4854445v1, whole genome shotgun sequence genomic window:
- the LOC141655589 gene encoding uncharacterized protein LOC141655589: MVCKMRLGSDQVHYGDIEEFRDCLEACGLSDLPATGFSYTWSNRQGGHLKWAKLEMILGHSNWLNTIYSTACFLPAGVSDHSPVWVQVQNGVHNKRNAFKYLESWSKSKKFYPCVQKYWDSHFHGVKISILLQKFKQVKNGLKEVHRKEFSGISDRVKAVKDELLSCQAQLGGDYMNSMLADKVNALTQSYVALRKVEMSILKQRAKVMHTNLSDTNTRYFYAKIAERKARNSIGVIKDAEGEHLYWAAGDC, translated from the exons ATGGTGTGTAAAATG AGACTAGGGAGTGACCAGGtgcattatggggatatcgagGAGTTCAGGGACTGTCTGGAGGCTTGTGGCTTATCTGACCTTCCTGCTACTGGGTTTTCCTACACTTGGTCTAATAGGCAGGGTGGTCATCTGAAATGGGCTAAGTTGGAGATGATCCTTGGCCATTCAAACTGGCTAAATACTATATATTCTACTGCCTGTTTCCTTCCTGCTGGAGTGTCTGATCACTCCCCCGTGTGGGTTCAGGTCCAGAATGGGGTTCATAATAAAAGGAATGCTTTTAAATACCTTGAGAGTTGGTCTAAGTCCAAAAAATTCTACCCTTGTGTGCAAAAGTACTGGGATAGCCATTTTCATGGGGTAAAAATTAGTATTCTTTTACAAAAGTTTAAGCAGGTGAAGAATGGCTTAAAGGAGGTCCATAGAAAGGAGTTTAGTGGGATAAGTGATAGGGTGAAAGCTGTTAAGGATGAGTTACTATCTTGTCAAGCCCAGCTTGGGGGTGATTATATGAACTCCATGTTGGCTGATAAGGTCAATGCCTTAACCCAGTCTTATGTGGCTCTGAGGAAAGTTGAGATGAGTATCCTAAAGCAGCGTGCCAAGGTGATGCATACTAACTTGTCTGATACCAATACGAGATATTTTTATGCTAAGATTGCTGAAAGAAAAGCTAGGAACTCTATTGGGGTCATTAAGGATGCTGAGGGGGAACATTTGTACTGGGCAGCAGGAGATTGCTGA